One window of the Synechococcus sp. CC9311 genome contains the following:
- the lipB gene encoding lipoyl(octanoyl) transferase LipB, with protein MPGSTGNLLTASDPGKRSAAFLFEPVAPVPFSQAWEWQRGWQKCLLAEDGSDREAVWLLQHPSCFTLGRGATEDHLRFDPKNAPAPLYRIDRGGEVTHHAPGQLVAYPVLDLRRREPDLHWYMRQLEQVVIDVLAALDLKGQRIPGLTGVWLEGRKVAAIGVGCRRWITQHGLALNVSCAMEGFAHVVPCGISDRPVDRLQRWIPGITPAAVQPLLRDALAQRLSISWCDLAGLDSGWYS; from the coding sequence TTGCCTGGTTCTACCGGCAACTTACTAACTGCCTCTGACCCAGGAAAGCGGTCTGCGGCATTTCTTTTTGAGCCGGTTGCGCCTGTGCCGTTTTCCCAGGCCTGGGAGTGGCAACGGGGATGGCAGAAGTGCTTATTGGCTGAGGACGGCTCAGACAGGGAAGCGGTTTGGCTTCTTCAACATCCGTCTTGCTTCACCCTTGGTCGCGGAGCGACGGAAGATCACTTGCGCTTTGATCCTAAGAATGCGCCAGCTCCCCTGTATCGCATCGACCGGGGAGGGGAGGTCACCCACCACGCCCCCGGGCAGTTGGTGGCTTATCCGGTGTTGGACCTTCGCCGGCGTGAACCAGACCTTCATTGGTACATGCGCCAGCTCGAACAGGTGGTGATCGATGTGTTGGCGGCATTGGATTTGAAGGGCCAACGCATCCCAGGCCTTACTGGTGTTTGGCTGGAGGGGCGAAAAGTGGCGGCTATCGGGGTGGGATGTCGTCGTTGGATCACTCAGCACGGCCTTGCTCTCAATGTGTCGTGCGCCATGGAAGGGTTTGCGCATGTTGTGCCATGTGGAATTTCTGATCGTCCTGTGGATCGTTTGCAGCGCTGGATTCCTGGCATCACGCCTGCGGCTGTGCAGCCACTCCTGCGGGATGCACTGGCCCAGCGCCTTTCAATCAGCTGGTGCGACCTTGCTGGTCTTGATTCTGGGTGGTACTCCTAG
- a CDS encoding AMP-binding protein, translating to MGSFAQASWRPTPWELKSLARQQHVQGLGRVDQLWPWLEQRHGALMAVDAPHAAHPEHFTYQELSQRITTAAAGFRALGIREGDVVGLFAENSPRWLMADQGLMRTGAADAVRGSSAPVEELRYILEDAKAVALVVQNADLWQRLQLPAQLRRQLRFVLQLEGDAVDSDVISWDDLLAAGAEQQAPDPDLGRDAASAASTTATILYTSGTTGQPKGVPLSHANLLHQMRSLSCVARPEPGAPVLSVLPIWHAYERSAEYYFFSCACSQSYTTIKQLKRDLPRVKPVVMVTVPRLWEAVQAGFEDVLKTFPASRQRLLRAALSNSSAYCLARRQRCNLMLMPLGRRQRLMACLKSAGRWPAHALASKLIWPKLRLQLSGGQLRFPINGGAAIAPHVDSFFEAVGIELLVGYGLTETSPVVSCRRPWRNIRGSSGQPMPQTEFMIVDPESRAPLSFRERGLVLVRGPQVMQGYLGKPEATAKVLDVDGWFDTGDLGMLLPDGSVVLTGRAKDTIVLSSGENIEPGPLEAHLLMNPVVEQVLLVGQDKKQLAALIVPNQDGLRQFAENKEIENIDLFLPLKDQLKLLDLLKRDFNSDLQLRSGSRPEERLCGVAFVEPFTIENGLLTQTLKQKRNEICVRDANTVESIYS from the coding sequence GTGGGTTCGTTTGCACAGGCCAGCTGGCGACCAACGCCTTGGGAGTTGAAATCACTCGCCCGTCAGCAGCATGTGCAAGGCCTGGGGAGAGTGGATCAGCTCTGGCCCTGGCTTGAGCAACGTCATGGTGCGCTCATGGCTGTGGATGCTCCCCATGCGGCTCATCCGGAGCATTTCACTTATCAGGAGTTGTCGCAACGGATCACGACAGCGGCTGCAGGGTTTCGTGCCTTGGGGATTCGTGAAGGCGATGTGGTGGGACTGTTTGCAGAAAACAGTCCCCGCTGGCTGATGGCAGATCAAGGTTTGATGCGCACAGGTGCGGCTGATGCGGTGCGTGGCTCCTCAGCCCCCGTAGAAGAGCTGCGTTACATCCTTGAAGACGCCAAGGCCGTGGCCCTGGTGGTGCAAAACGCGGATCTTTGGCAACGGCTCCAATTGCCTGCGCAGCTGCGCAGGCAGCTGCGCTTTGTCCTTCAGCTGGAGGGTGATGCTGTGGATTCAGACGTGATCTCTTGGGATGATCTTTTGGCGGCTGGCGCCGAGCAACAGGCTCCGGATCCAGATCTTGGTCGAGATGCAGCCAGCGCTGCCAGCACCACAGCCACCATCCTTTACACCTCAGGCACCACCGGTCAGCCGAAGGGCGTTCCGCTCAGCCACGCCAACCTGCTGCATCAGATGCGCAGCTTGAGTTGCGTTGCTCGGCCAGAACCTGGCGCACCTGTGCTCAGCGTGTTGCCGATCTGGCATGCCTATGAACGCAGTGCGGAGTATTACTTCTTCTCATGCGCCTGTTCGCAGAGCTACACCACGATCAAACAGCTCAAACGAGATCTGCCCAGGGTGAAGCCTGTGGTGATGGTCACGGTGCCGCGCCTGTGGGAGGCGGTGCAAGCCGGGTTTGAAGATGTCTTGAAAACATTCCCTGCATCCAGGCAGCGCCTTTTGCGCGCGGCACTCTCCAATAGCAGTGCCTATTGCTTGGCCCGGCGTCAGCGTTGCAACCTGATGCTGATGCCCTTGGGTCGCCGTCAGCGCTTGATGGCGTGTCTGAAATCCGCCGGGCGCTGGCCAGCCCATGCCCTGGCATCCAAGCTGATCTGGCCAAAGCTGAGGTTGCAGCTCAGTGGGGGTCAGCTGCGCTTCCCCATCAATGGAGGAGCTGCGATCGCGCCTCATGTGGATTCCTTCTTTGAGGCGGTGGGTATCGAGTTGTTGGTGGGCTATGGCCTCACTGAAACCAGTCCGGTTGTGAGTTGCCGGCGTCCATGGCGCAACATTCGTGGAAGTTCAGGGCAGCCAATGCCTCAGACCGAATTCATGATTGTGGATCCTGAATCCCGAGCTCCTCTCAGTTTTCGAGAACGTGGATTGGTGCTTGTGCGTGGACCTCAGGTCATGCAGGGATACTTGGGGAAACCTGAAGCCACTGCAAAAGTTCTGGATGTTGATGGATGGTTCGACACCGGTGATTTGGGAATGCTGCTTCCAGATGGTTCTGTGGTTTTAACGGGTAGAGCGAAAGACACCATTGTTTTAAGCAGCGGTGAAAATATTGAGCCAGGGCCTCTCGAAGCCCATCTGCTGATGAATCCAGTCGTTGAACAAGTCTTACTTGTTGGGCAAGACAAAAAGCAACTTGCTGCCTTGATAGTTCCGAATCAAGACGGTTTGAGGCAGTTTGCTGAAAACAAAGAAATCGAAAATATCGACTTGTTCTTGCCACTAAAAGACCAATTAAAGTTGTTAGATCTTCTAAAGAGAGATTTTAATTCTGATCTTCAATTGCGTTCGGGATCAAGGCCAGAAGAAAGGCTATGTGGTGTTGCATTTGTTGAACCTTTTACGATTGAAAATGGTTTGTTGACTCAAACACTGAAGCAAAAAAGAAATGAGATTTGTGTCAGAGACGCGAATACTGTTGAGAGTATTTACAGTTAG
- a CDS encoding YlqD family protein: MSEHSSLTIKRSITIRAVVTPAWKEEAERELSNGIATTDQQLSQLEQEGQEVVDQVRRQSANPLDPRVQDQVAQVQQQVAAKRSELEEQKRNLLQQQAQVRELEMDQIVEQGQLDSFCDIQVGDNLVSKMQVSVVVRDGVIESIEQG, from the coding sequence ATGTCTGAACATTCTTCACTGACCATCAAGCGTTCTATCACCATTCGTGCAGTGGTGACTCCGGCCTGGAAGGAGGAGGCTGAACGCGAATTGAGCAATGGAATCGCGACGACTGATCAGCAGCTTTCGCAGTTAGAGCAAGAGGGCCAGGAGGTGGTTGATCAAGTTCGTCGTCAGAGTGCAAATCCGCTCGATCCCAGGGTTCAGGATCAGGTGGCTCAGGTTCAGCAGCAAGTTGCGGCGAAACGCTCTGAATTAGAAGAACAAAAGCGAAATCTATTGCAGCAACAGGCTCAAGTGCGTGAGCTTGAGATGGATCAGATTGTGGAACAGGGACAACTCGATAGCTTCTGTGACATTCAAGTCGGCGACAATTTAGTCAGCAAGATGCAAGTTTCTGTCGTTGTGCGGGATGGCGTGATCGAGTCGATCGAACAGGGCTGA
- a CDS encoding dihydrolipoamide acetyltransferase family protein: MATHDIFMPALSSTMTEGKIVEWLKQPGDKVARGESVLVVESDKADMDVESFQEGYLAAVLMPAGSTAPVGETIGLIVETEAEIADVKAKAPSSAPAAPAAAAPPAAPAPPTPVSAPAAVSAPAPVTAPVAASVSNGRLIVSPRARKLASQMGVDLAGLRGTGPNGRIQAEDVEKAAGRPVTPPRVGEGTSAAAVVGDTVSASPSAPSGNSFGAPGDTVAFNTLQAAVNRNMEASLAVPCFRVGYTITTDKLDAFYKQVKLKGVTMTALLAKAVAVTLARHPQVNAATTASGMSYPAEVNVAVAVAMEDGGLITPVLRNADRTDLYELSRQWGDLVKRSRSKQLQPEEYSTGTFTLSNLGMFGVDRFDAILPPGTGAILAVAASRPTVVAGKDGSIAVKRQMQVNLTADHRVIYGADGAAFLKDLAELIDTRPESLAL, from the coding sequence TTGGCAACCCACGACATTTTTATGCCTGCCCTCAGCTCCACCATGACGGAGGGCAAAATCGTGGAGTGGCTCAAGCAGCCTGGAGACAAGGTGGCTCGAGGCGAATCCGTTCTCGTTGTTGAGTCCGACAAAGCCGACATGGATGTGGAGTCCTTTCAGGAGGGCTACCTGGCTGCAGTGTTGATGCCTGCGGGTAGCACTGCACCTGTGGGTGAAACGATTGGCCTGATCGTTGAGACGGAAGCTGAGATCGCTGATGTGAAGGCCAAAGCTCCTTCTTCAGCTCCGGCCGCTCCAGCTGCAGCCGCCCCCCCTGCGGCTCCAGCGCCCCCCACTCCCGTTTCAGCTCCTGCTGCCGTTTCAGCTCCAGCTCCCGTCACAGCTCCGGTGGCTGCATCTGTCAGCAACGGACGCTTGATCGTCAGTCCCCGCGCCCGCAAGCTTGCCTCCCAAATGGGTGTAGACCTTGCTGGTCTGCGCGGTACTGGCCCCAATGGCCGGATTCAGGCGGAAGACGTTGAAAAGGCAGCCGGACGTCCTGTGACCCCACCACGGGTAGGTGAAGGGACTTCAGCCGCTGCCGTTGTTGGTGACACAGTCTCGGCTTCACCGTCGGCTCCTTCGGGCAACAGTTTTGGCGCCCCAGGCGACACCGTGGCCTTCAACACCCTGCAGGCGGCGGTGAACCGCAACATGGAAGCCAGTCTTGCGGTGCCTTGTTTCCGTGTTGGATACACGATCACTACCGACAAGCTCGATGCCTTTTACAAGCAGGTAAAACTCAAAGGCGTCACGATGACGGCCCTTCTGGCCAAAGCTGTGGCCGTTACTTTGGCTCGCCATCCCCAGGTGAATGCCGCAACCACGGCTTCTGGCATGAGCTACCCCGCTGAGGTGAATGTGGCTGTTGCTGTGGCGATGGAAGACGGAGGCTTGATTACGCCGGTATTGCGCAATGCCGATCGCACCGATCTATATGAGTTGTCGCGTCAGTGGGGGGATTTGGTGAAGCGTTCTCGCAGTAAGCAACTGCAGCCTGAGGAATACAGCACCGGCACCTTCACCCTCTCCAACCTTGGAATGTTCGGAGTGGATCGATTTGATGCCATTCTGCCCCCAGGCACCGGCGCAATCCTGGCGGTTGCGGCGTCTCGTCCCACCGTGGTGGCAGGCAAAGACGGATCCATCGCCGTGAAGCGTCAGATGCAGGTGAATCTCACCGCTGATCACCGCGTGATTTATGGCGCCGATGGTGCTGCCTTCCTCAAGGATCTTGCGGAACTGATCGACACGCGTCCGGAGAGTTTGGCTCTGTAA
- a CDS encoding APC family permease: MFAASLFSRLIGRALPRAQAARERLPNLQALPILSSDALSSVAYATEASLGVLILAGSSALKQSLPITLAIIALIVIVVLSYRQAISAYPNGGGSYVVARENLGRNISLVAAAALLIDYTLTAAVSLMAGTQALSSLLPSLLPHELSLSLLLLALVGWANLRGIREAGRIFAIPTYVFVVMILLLTLVGLTDLSFQHGWTPEPPPLEAALQPLGLFLILRAFSSGCSAMTGIEAISTGVQVFREPAARNARVTLLVMGGLLASMLLAVTGLGFMYGIAPDSQVTVLAQIGIRVFGSGSILFWLLQLSTLLILVLAANTAFAGFPLLAAMLAEDRCLPPQMRWLGDRLVYQNGIGVLLAVSALIIWICHGDTTVAVNLYALGVFTAFTLSQLGLVLHWFRMRGPGWQGRMALNALGALSTFVVLLVIIVSKFTEGAWSVVIALPLVVWGLALIRRRSREVLALLAPDPRMEPLFLEPKASLPRHHAIVWLGGFNQPSFEAVRYACSIADKVTAVMVLSDQQDADQIGAEWDRCAGTQTGALDFQCLESPFSSLLQPFCDFVVEQERNHPELCTTVVMPVVVPRDRLDQTLLNQRALNLFTALSAGKSRVFSIVRFYISPAGKKDNAALAACPDVVVKPDDA, encoded by the coding sequence GTGTTTGCTGCTTCATTGTTTTCACGCCTGATCGGACGAGCGTTGCCTCGTGCTCAAGCAGCCCGGGAGCGACTGCCCAACCTGCAGGCTCTGCCGATCCTGTCGTCGGATGCACTCTCCTCCGTGGCGTACGCGACAGAGGCGTCCCTGGGTGTGCTGATCCTGGCGGGTAGTTCGGCCCTCAAGCAATCGCTCCCCATCACCCTGGCGATCATTGCTTTGATCGTGATTGTGGTGCTGTCCTATCGGCAGGCGATCTCCGCTTATCCCAATGGCGGCGGCTCTTATGTAGTGGCTCGTGAAAACTTGGGACGCAACATCAGCCTTGTAGCCGCGGCAGCCCTTTTGATCGACTACACCCTCACTGCTGCCGTGAGCTTGATGGCTGGAACTCAGGCCCTGTCGTCTTTGCTGCCCTCATTGCTTCCCCATGAGCTGTCGTTGTCACTTCTGCTGTTGGCCCTGGTGGGTTGGGCCAACCTGCGCGGCATTCGTGAGGCGGGCCGGATTTTTGCCATTCCCACCTATGTCTTTGTGGTGATGATCCTGCTGCTCACCCTTGTTGGGCTAACTGATCTCAGCTTTCAACATGGCTGGACCCCTGAGCCACCTCCTTTAGAGGCCGCTTTGCAGCCCTTAGGGCTGTTTTTGATCTTGCGGGCTTTTAGTTCTGGTTGTTCAGCGATGACAGGCATTGAGGCCATTTCCACTGGCGTGCAGGTGTTTCGTGAACCCGCGGCGCGCAATGCTCGCGTGACGCTGCTCGTGATGGGTGGTTTGCTTGCGTCGATGCTCCTAGCCGTGACTGGCTTGGGGTTCATGTACGGCATTGCGCCGGATTCGCAAGTCACCGTTTTGGCTCAGATCGGCATTCGGGTGTTTGGCAGCGGCAGCATCTTGTTTTGGCTGCTGCAACTCTCCACCCTGCTGATTCTGGTGTTGGCCGCCAACACGGCTTTTGCTGGGTTTCCTTTATTAGCGGCGATGCTTGCCGAAGACCGTTGCCTGCCACCGCAGATGCGTTGGTTGGGAGATCGCTTGGTGTATCAGAACGGCATTGGCGTGTTGCTGGCGGTGTCGGCGTTGATCATTTGGATCTGCCACGGAGACACCACCGTGGCGGTCAATTTGTATGCATTGGGTGTGTTTACGGCGTTCACGTTGTCTCAGCTGGGATTGGTGCTGCACTGGTTTCGGATGCGTGGACCGGGTTGGCAGGGACGGATGGCGCTGAATGCTTTGGGTGCCCTCTCCACGTTCGTGGTGTTGTTGGTGATCATCGTGAGCAAGTTCACGGAAGGCGCCTGGTCGGTGGTGATTGCTCTGCCTCTCGTGGTGTGGGGGCTCGCCTTGATTCGCCGGCGCTCACGGGAGGTACTGGCTTTACTGGCGCCTGACCCGCGCATGGAGCCTCTTTTTTTAGAGCCGAAGGCATCGTTGCCACGCCATCACGCCATCGTTTGGCTTGGTGGTTTCAACCAGCCGTCCTTTGAAGCCGTCCGTTACGCCTGTTCCATCGCCGACAAGGTGACGGCTGTGATGGTGTTGTCTGATCAACAGGATGCTGATCAGATCGGTGCCGAATGGGATCGCTGCGCTGGAACGCAAACCGGCGCCTTGGATTTCCAATGTCTTGAGAGTCCGTTCAGCTCGCTTCTGCAGCCCTTTTGTGATTTTGTTGTTGAGCAGGAGCGGAATCATCCTGAGCTCTGTACGACGGTGGTGATGCCAGTGGTCGTGCCAAGGGATCGATTGGATCAAACCCTTCTGAATCAGCGGGCCTTGAATTTGTTTACCGCTCTCTCTGCCGGTAAGAGTCGCGTCTTTTCGATTGTGCGCTTCTACATTTCGCCTGCCGGGAAGAAAGACAACGCTGCCTTGGCAGCATGCCCTGATGTTGTGGTGAAGCCAGATGATGCCTGA
- the queA gene encoding tRNA preQ1(34) S-adenosylmethionine ribosyltransferase-isomerase QueA, which yields MMPDSRDLQLSSYDYVLPEDRIAQAPVEPRHDARLLVVPPAERSLSELRHQRVWDWQQELQPGDLLVVNDTRVLKARLRVRRSGGGLGELLVLEPRGEGRWLCLARPAKRMRPGDQLWLEALEQEPLSLAVLANDAASGGRIVQFPPDCVDALSLEGLLERYGEVPLPPYITRHDSSDQERYQTRYATRPGAVAAPTAGLHLSDALLAAIAERGVALAHVTLHVGLGTFRPVETEDLSDLTLHSEWVEVRAEVVEAVLACRARGGRVIAVGTTSVRALEAAAAGGGGLQPLKGPVDLVIQPGYRFQVVQGLLTNFHLPKSSLLLLVSALIGRDQLLQIYNAAIEEMYRFYSYGDAMWIAPEAVLFDARPE from the coding sequence ATGATGCCTGACTCACGCGATCTCCAGCTCAGTTCGTATGACTACGTTCTGCCGGAAGACAGAATTGCGCAGGCGCCGGTTGAGCCGCGGCACGATGCACGTCTGCTGGTGGTGCCCCCTGCAGAGCGCTCTTTGTCTGAGCTGAGGCACCAACGCGTCTGGGACTGGCAGCAGGAGTTGCAACCCGGCGATCTTTTGGTGGTGAATGACACCCGCGTCCTTAAGGCGCGTCTGCGGGTGCGGCGCAGTGGCGGAGGTTTGGGTGAATTGCTCGTGCTCGAGCCCCGTGGCGAGGGGCGGTGGTTGTGTTTGGCGAGGCCTGCTAAGCGCATGCGGCCTGGTGATCAGCTTTGGCTCGAGGCATTGGAGCAAGAACCGCTCTCCCTAGCTGTGCTGGCAAATGACGCTGCCAGCGGCGGCCGGATCGTGCAGTTTCCTCCGGATTGCGTGGATGCGCTTTCGCTGGAAGGACTGTTGGAGCGTTACGGAGAAGTGCCGCTTCCGCCTTACATCACAAGGCATGACAGCTCGGATCAAGAGCGCTATCAAACCCGTTACGCCACACGTCCAGGAGCGGTTGCTGCTCCAACGGCGGGACTGCATCTCAGCGATGCCTTGCTCGCAGCGATTGCTGAGCGGGGTGTTGCCTTGGCCCATGTCACGCTGCACGTTGGCTTGGGTACCTTTCGCCCCGTGGAAACAGAGGATCTGAGCGATCTCACCCTGCACAGTGAATGGGTGGAGGTGCGCGCTGAGGTAGTAGAGGCGGTGTTGGCCTGTAGGGCTCGAGGCGGCCGGGTGATTGCAGTGGGGACAACGAGCGTGCGCGCACTGGAAGCCGCAGCGGCGGGAGGTGGGGGTTTGCAGCCGTTGAAGGGGCCTGTGGATCTCGTGATTCAGCCCGGCTATCGCTTCCAGGTGGTGCAGGGTTTGCTCACCAATTTTCATCTCCCCAAGAGCTCCCTGTTGCTTTTGGTGAGCGCCTTGATCGGTCGCGACCAGCTGCTCCAGATCTACAACGCAGCGATCGAGGAGATGTATCGCTTCTATTCCTATGGCGATGCGATGTGGATTGCTCCCGAGGCGGTGCTGTTCGACGCGCGACCTGAATGA
- the cysK gene encoding cysteine synthase A, which translates to MSRVYADNSQAIGNTPLVRLNHVTKGCKATVLAKIEGRNPAYSVKCRIGANMIWDAEKRGVLSEGKTIVEPTSGNTGIALAFTAAARGYKLILTMPESMSIERRRVMAVLGAELILTEAAKGMPGAIAKAKEIADSDPSKYFMPGQFDNPANPEIHEKTTGPEIWDDCDGAIDVLVAGVGTGGTITGVSRYIKQEKGKAITSVAVEPSHSPVITQTMNGEALKPGPHKIQGIGAGFIPNNLDLSVVDRVEQVTNEESIEMALRLAQEEGLLVGISCGAATAAAIRLAQQDEFAGKTIVVVLPDLAERYLSSVMFADVPTGIIEQPVPV; encoded by the coding sequence ATGTCTCGCGTCTACGCCGATAACAGCCAAGCCATCGGCAACACCCCGCTCGTTCGCCTCAACCACGTCACCAAGGGTTGCAAGGCCACCGTTTTGGCCAAAATCGAAGGTCGCAACCCTGCTTACAGCGTGAAGTGCAGGATCGGCGCCAACATGATTTGGGACGCTGAAAAGCGTGGTGTTCTCTCCGAAGGGAAAACCATCGTGGAGCCCACCTCAGGCAATACAGGCATTGCCCTGGCCTTCACTGCCGCGGCTCGTGGTTACAAGCTGATCCTCACGATGCCGGAATCGATGTCGATCGAACGTCGACGGGTGATGGCCGTGCTTGGCGCTGAACTGATCCTGACGGAAGCCGCCAAGGGCATGCCTGGCGCCATCGCTAAGGCCAAGGAAATTGCAGATAGTGATCCTTCCAAGTACTTCATGCCTGGACAGTTCGACAATCCCGCCAATCCAGAGATCCACGAAAAGACAACAGGTCCTGAGATCTGGGATGACTGCGATGGGGCGATCGATGTGCTCGTCGCCGGCGTTGGCACCGGTGGAACCATTACCGGTGTATCGCGTTACATCAAGCAGGAAAAAGGTAAGGCCATCACCTCGGTAGCCGTTGAGCCAAGCCACAGCCCTGTGATCACCCAAACCATGAATGGTGAAGCGCTCAAGCCAGGCCCACACAAGATTCAAGGCATCGGTGCTGGCTTCATTCCGAACAACCTCGACCTCTCTGTGGTCGATCGCGTTGAGCAAGTCACCAATGAGGAGTCGATTGAAATGGCCCTACGTCTGGCCCAGGAGGAAGGCCTCTTAGTAGGGATTTCTTGTGGAGCAGCAACCGCAGCGGCCATTCGCCTTGCCCAACAGGATGAATTTGCTGGCAAAACAATCGTGGTGGTTCTGCCTGACCTCGCCGAGCGTTATCTGTCCTCAGTGATGTTTGCGGACGTGCCAACAGGCATCATCGAACAGCCCGTTCCTGTCTGA
- a CDS encoding outer membrane protein has translation MNTFYASFLAFASVAFSSVAVSPAAVLAESEEQARGPYLRLGAGVQWPETSALKDQRCSSTSPPALFGCGPGDDGRSLGAYGGFDQAPVVDAAIGYRWTSWLRTEALLNWSPQLNVSAQSNFLGAGPNQPVRSSGNGLAGFGVLYVDGPSIATVRPFIGAGLGAARTSLADVTYRFPAISSDAVTVTSGGRSTSFAYLLTAGVSIPVSEKLDLDLAYRWTDLGTVKTNAGSAKIVRPAGRSNLEIAGTEIDLQSQAVLASLRFRF, from the coding sequence ATGAACACTTTTTACGCGTCCTTTTTGGCTTTCGCTTCGGTCGCTTTCTCATCGGTCGCTGTCTCACCTGCTGCTGTTTTGGCAGAGTCTGAAGAGCAGGCGCGTGGCCCCTACCTCCGCTTGGGTGCAGGCGTGCAATGGCCGGAGACGAGTGCGCTAAAGGATCAAAGGTGTTCAAGTACCTCACCGCCTGCCTTGTTTGGATGTGGGCCAGGCGATGACGGACGAAGCCTTGGTGCCTATGGCGGTTTTGATCAGGCCCCAGTTGTGGATGCGGCTATCGGGTATCGCTGGACGTCATGGCTGCGGACGGAAGCTTTGCTCAACTGGTCGCCCCAGCTCAACGTATCCGCTCAAAGCAATTTCCTGGGAGCAGGCCCAAATCAGCCTGTTCGTTCGTCTGGGAATGGGTTAGCTGGATTTGGAGTGCTGTATGTGGATGGACCTTCCATTGCAACGGTCCGTCCATTTATCGGTGCTGGTCTTGGTGCTGCTCGGACGTCTCTTGCTGATGTCACCTATCGATTTCCAGCGATTTCCAGTGATGCAGTCACGGTGACCTCTGGAGGGAGATCAACGTCATTCGCCTATTTGCTCACGGCTGGTGTGAGCATCCCTGTCAGCGAGAAGCTTGACCTTGATCTGGCCTATCGCTGGACCGATCTTGGAACGGTTAAAACCAACGCAGGATCGGCCAAAATTGTGCGGCCTGCAGGCCGATCCAATCTCGAGATTGCAGGCACAGAGATTGATCTTCAATCTCAAGCTGTTCTGGCCAGTTTGCGTTTTCGCTTTTAA
- a CDS encoding PLP-dependent transferase: MSSRDLLRNPCWQGKDLGHPLPDGIHAVSVALPRWSDVIAYEDNDPQCRSQLRALYPRFGLHPLAAEVAQKALAMRPTGMDSPGSSAWPYPNGAAAQLAQHHCLRQAPRASTQIVDQLGLAVLIADAEASPHAKAFWQHAGLGASSRRAAISLSKEAAPAAGAAIQAKALVIERLAAIYGCDTQRLSLHPSGMAALHTALQWITTMRPGRPTLQIGFPYVDVLKLPQVVFAGSELLLDSSNAAMEAALDRIDPAAVIVELPSNPLLQCVDLPTLARLAHVRGIPVIADDTIGSCLNIDPLPYADLIFSSLTKSFAGRGDVLAGALVVSPNSRWEQTFQNQHSAAGFTGLGDADAMALEQGSRDVQARVPQLNRHAQALAAKLSNHSEVARVYYPDQCANFRSLLRPGAGHGCLLSFEVKGGIDQAQAVYDGLSVCKGPSLGTPFTLVCPYVLLAHYNELPWAKACGVSAHLLRVSVGLEQPEELWQRFERALSNSML; the protein is encoded by the coding sequence GTGAGTTCCCGCGATCTCCTGCGCAACCCATGCTGGCAAGGCAAGGACCTTGGCCATCCCTTACCTGACGGGATCCATGCCGTGTCCGTCGCCCTACCGCGCTGGAGCGATGTCATCGCCTACGAAGACAACGATCCGCAGTGCCGGTCGCAATTGCGAGCGTTGTATCCACGCTTTGGTCTCCATCCACTAGCCGCAGAGGTTGCTCAAAAAGCATTAGCGATGCGGCCTACCGGGATGGACTCCCCTGGATCCAGTGCTTGGCCCTACCCCAACGGGGCAGCCGCTCAGCTCGCCCAACACCATTGCCTTCGGCAAGCTCCGAGAGCTTCCACCCAAATCGTTGATCAGCTCGGACTCGCCGTATTGATTGCTGACGCCGAAGCAAGCCCCCATGCCAAGGCGTTCTGGCAACACGCTGGTTTAGGCGCCTCATCGCGAAGGGCCGCGATCAGCTTGAGCAAGGAAGCAGCACCAGCGGCAGGGGCCGCTATTCAGGCCAAGGCCCTCGTGATCGAGCGACTGGCCGCCATCTATGGATGTGACACCCAGCGGTTGAGCCTGCACCCCTCAGGGATGGCTGCTCTACACACGGCTCTGCAATGGATCACCACGATGCGGCCAGGACGCCCCACCCTGCAAATCGGCTTCCCTTACGTGGATGTGCTGAAGCTGCCTCAGGTGGTATTTGCCGGAAGCGAACTACTGCTCGACAGCAGCAACGCAGCCATGGAAGCCGCTCTTGATCGCATTGATCCAGCTGCGGTGATTGTGGAACTACCAAGCAATCCACTGCTTCAGTGCGTGGATCTCCCCACCCTCGCCCGCTTGGCTCACGTCCGAGGGATTCCGGTGATCGCAGACGACACGATCGGCTCTTGCTTAAACATCGATCCCCTGCCTTATGCAGACCTGATCTTCAGTTCTCTCACCAAAAGTTTTGCCGGTCGTGGTGATGTGTTGGCGGGAGCACTGGTTGTGAGCCCGAACTCTCGCTGGGAGCAAACCTTTCAGAATCAACACTCAGCAGCAGGGTTCACCGGCCTTGGCGATGCCGATGCGATGGCCTTGGAACAAGGAAGCCGCGATGTCCAGGCACGCGTTCCCCAACTGAATCGCCATGCCCAGGCCCTGGCCGCGAAGCTCAGCAACCACTCGGAAGTGGCTCGGGTGTATTACCCCGATCAATGCGCCAATTTCCGCAGCCTCTTGCGCCCCGGCGCCGGACATGGCTGCCTACTTTCGTTTGAGGTCAAGGGCGGTATCGATCAAGCCCAAGCCGTCTACGACGGGTTGTCGGTCTGCAAGGGGCCAAGTCTTGGCACACCATTCACCTTGGTATGCCCCTACGTGCTTTTGGCTCACTACAACGAACTGCCTTGGGCCAAGGCCTGCGGCGTGTCCGCCCACCTCCTTCGCGTCTCGGTCGGACTCGAACAACCTGAGGAGCTATGGCAAAGGTTTGAGCGAGCCCTCTCTAATTCAATGCTTTAA